Part of the Flavobacterium okayamense genome, TCAATATAATTTAGATTTAGAGTGGATTGGAGAGCGCAAAGGAGTACTTTCATCTCCTGAATTTTCATCTACAATTGAAGTAGTAACACCGCCAGAATTCGATAAAGGAATTGCTGGATTTTGGTCGCCAGAACATTTATTTACTGCAGCAGTTCAAAGTTGTTTTATGACTACTTTTTTAGCAATTGCCGATTTTTCAAAATTAGAAGTTTTAAATTTTAACTGTAAAGCAACAGGTATTCTAGAAAAAGTTGAAGATAAATTTCTCATGACAGAAGTAATTTTAGAGCCTTCACTAAAATTAAAAAACAATGAAGAAAAAGAAAAGG contains:
- a CDS encoding OsmC family protein; protein product: MEKHQYNLDLEWIGERKGVLSSPEFSSTIEVVTPPEFDKGIAGFWSPEHLFTAAVQSCFMTTFLAIADFSKLEVLNFNCKATGILEKVEDKFLMTEVILEPSLKLKNNEEKEKANKIIAKAEKACLISNSILTNVILKETKF